The Brockia lithotrophica region CCGCCCGGGGCCCGCCCGATCGCTCACGCGACGTCAGCGCAAGAAGTACACGAGGACGAACGCGAGCACCATGAAGGCAACCGCAAGCCAGCGCGTAGCGCGGGCCAGCGTCCCTTCGAGACCGCGCGCCTTTTGGCGGCCAAAGAGGTGCTCCGCCCCCCCCGTGATCGCATCGCTCAGACCTGCGCTTCGCCCCGGTTGTAACAAGATCGTGGCAATCAGGGCGAGGCTAACGAGCACGAGCAAGACCTCGAGCGCCGTCTTCACCACCGGACCTCCCCCCGCCCACACGCGAAAACCGCCCACGGAAAAGGTCGAACCCATGCGTACGGTACATTTTATCACGGTATCCACTGCACCACAAGGACGAGACGGCTCACGACTTGCGGAACGGGGGAAGCGTCCCCGCGTACAGGGCGGCGTCGCCGAGGTGCTCCTCGATGCGCAGGAGCTCGTTGTACTTGGCGACGCGGTCCGTACGCGACGGCGCCCCCGTCTTGATCTGTCCGGAACCGGTGGCTACCGCCAGGTGGGCGATCGTCACGTCCTCGGTCTCCCCCGAACGGTGGGAGAGGATGGAACGGTACCCCGCGCGCGCCGCGATGTCCAACGTATCGAATGTCTCGGAAAGCGTTCCGATCTGGTTCACCTTCACGAGGACGGCGTTCGCCACCTGCCGGCGGATCCCCTCTTCGAGGCGGGCGGGGTTCGTGACGAAGAGGTCGTCGCCGACGAGCTGCACCCGCCCGCCGAGGGCGGACGTGAGCTTCGCCCAGCCCTCCCAGTCGTCCTCGGCCAGCGCGTCTTCGATGGAAAACACCGGGTAGCGGCGGACGAGGTCGGCGTAGACGTCTACGAGCTCTTCCGCCGTGAGCGAGCGCCCCTCTCCGGCAAACACGTATCGTCCGTCGCGGAACAGTTCGCTCGCCGCAACGTCCATTGCGAGGAGCACGTCTTCGCCGGGGCGGTAGCCCGCCCTTTCGATCGCCTCTACGAGGAGTTCGAGAGCTTCTTCCGTCCGCGCGAGCGCCGGAGCGAACCCCCCTTCGTCTCCCACATTCACGGAGTGCCCGCGGGACTTGAGGACGTCGCGCAGGGCATGAAACACCTCGGCACCCATGCGCAGTGCCTCGCGGAAGGTCGGAGCACCCACAGGCGCGATCATGAATTCCTGCACGTCGAGGGCGTTGTCCGCGTGCTTTCCGCCGTTCAAGACGTTCATGAGCGGCACGGGGAGGAGGCGCGCCCTGGCACCCCCAAGGTACGCAAAGAGCGGAATGCCCAGGTCTTCGCTCGCGGCGTGGGCGACGGCGAGCGAAGCTCCCAAGATGGCGTTTGCCCCCAGGCGCGACTTGTTGTCCGTCCCGTCGAGCTCCACGAGCACGGCATCGATGTCGCGTTGACGAAGGGGATCGAGGCCGAGAAGCGCTTCGCGGATTACGGAGTTCACGTGATCTACGGCCTGAAGGACTCCCTTCCCGCGATAGCGCGCACCACCGTCGCGAAGCTCGAGCGCCTCGTGTGCACCCGTGGACGCTCCCGAGGGGACGATGGCCCGCCCCCGGGCGCCGCTGGAAAGGACCACCTCCACCTCCACCGTAGGAAACCCTCGCGAATCGAGGACCTCGCGGCCCACAACCTGTTCGATCCAGCTCACGTGGATTCCTCCTCAGGCTGGCAATCTCTCTGCACCTTGCGCCGCCCGACGGTTCGAATCGTCGCCCTACTCCCGCTCCGACCGCGCGCCCACCTCGCGCAAGATGAGCGACGTTCCCGTCATCTCCGGCGGTTTGGGAATCCCCATCACGTCGAGCATCGTGGGAACGACGTCGCCGAGAACGCCGCCCTCCCTCAGGCGAATTCCCTCAAGGGTGACGATGAACGGAACCGGGCTCAGCGTGTGCTGGGTAAAGGGTTCCCCTTCCGGCGTGAGCACCATGTCCGCATTTCCGTGGTCGGCGGTGATGAAGGCGACACCCCCGAGGGCGAGGACGGCGTCCAGCACGCGCCCGAGGTTTTCGTCCACCGCCTCCACCGCCCGGATGGCGGGTTCGAGCTTGCCGGAATGCCCGACCATGTCCGGGTTGGCGAAGTTCAGGACGACGACGTCGGGGGGGTCCCTCCGGAGAATTTCCAGGAGCGCGTCGGCCACCTCGTAGGCGCTCATCTCCGGCTTGAGGTCGTACGTGGCGACCTTGGGGGAGGGGATGAGCACGCGGCGCTCACCCGGGAAGGGTTCCTCGCGGCCGCCGCTGAAGAAGTACGTGACGTGGGCGTACTTCTCCGTCTCGGCGATGCGGAGCTGCGAGAGTCCCGCCTCCGCCCAGACCTCCCCGGCCGTGCGCACGAGGTGCTCCGGCGGAAAGGCGACGCGCACGGGAAGGTTTGCCTCGTACTCCGTCATCGTGACGACGTACAGGTCCTTCGGACGCTCCGGCCCGCGGTCGAACCCGTGAAACTCCTCGTCTACGAGGGCGTGCACGAGTTGGCGCGCCCGGTCCGGACGGAAGTTGAAGAAGATCACCGCGTCGCCGTCCTGAAGGCGGACCCGCGGACGACCTTCGTCGTCCACCAGAACGCGAGGGCGCAAGAACTCGTCGGTCTCGCCTGCGGCGTACGCTTCGTCGAGGGCGGAGAGAGGGTCTCGGGTGGGAATCCCTTCGCCGTAGACGATCGCGCGGTACGCCTGTTCCGTCCGCTCCCATCGGCGGTCGCGGTCCATGGCGTAGTAGCGTCCGATGAGGGTGGCAAGCGTCCCCACGCCCGAAGACGACGTCACCTCGAGAAGGCGCGCCACGTCGCCCTTCCCGCTGGTGGGAAGGACGTCCCGCCCGTCGAGGAAGGCGTGCACGTAGACGCGGCCGAATCCCTGGCGCCGGGCAAAGTCGAGGAGGGCAAAGAGATGGCGCATGTGGCTGTGCACGCCCCCCGGGGAGAGGAGCCCCATGAGGTGGAGGTTCCTTCCCCGATCCCGGGCGGTGCGAACGGCGTGTACGAAGGCAGGGATTTCGAAGAAGGTCCCGTCCTCGATCGCGCGATCGATGCGCAAAAGGTCCTGGTATACGGTGCGCCCGGCGCCGAGGTTGAGGTGACCCACCTCCGAGTTCCCCATCTGTCCCTCGGGAAGCCCCACAGCCGGACCGGAAGCCCGAAGGAGCGTGTGCGGGTAGGTACTCCAGTAGCGATCGAAGTTCGGCGTGCGGGCGAGGGCGACGGCATTGCCGTACGTCTCCTCCCGCATCCCCCATCCGTCCAACACGACGAGGAGGTAAGGCCCCTTCCCCATCCCCTCATCTCCTTTCGTGCCCCACACGACGGGCGACCTTTCGCGGCGCGGAGGTCGAAACCCTTTGTTCCCTACCGTACCGG contains the following coding sequences:
- a CDS encoding Preprotein translocase subunit SecG, which translates into the protein MGSTFSVGGFRVWAGGGPVVKTALEVLLVLVSLALIATILLQPGRSAGLSDAITGGAEHLFGRQKARGLEGTLARATRWLAVAFMVLAFVLVYFLR
- a CDS encoding Enolase — translated: MSWIEQVVGREVLDSRGFPTVEVEVVLSSGARGRAIVPSGASTGAHEALELRDGGARYRGKGVLQAVDHVNSVIREALLGLDPLRQRDIDAVLVELDGTDNKSRLGANAILGASLAVAHAASEDLGIPLFAYLGGARARLLPVPLMNVLNGGKHADNALDVQEFMIAPVGAPTFREALRMGAEVFHALRDVLKSRGHSVNVGDEGGFAPALARTEEALELLVEAIERAGYRPGEDVLLAMDVAASELFRDGRYVFAGEGRSLTAEELVDVYADLVRRYPVFSIEDALAEDDWEGWAKLTSALGGRVQLVGDDLFVTNPARLEEGIRRQVANAVLVKVNQIGTLSETFDTLDIAARAGYRSILSHRSGETEDVTIAHLAVATGSGQIKTGAPSRTDRVAKYNELLRIEEHLGDAALYAGTLPPFRKS
- a CDS encoding 2,3-bisphosphoglycerate-independent phosphoglycerate mutase — its product is MWGTKGDEGMGKGPYLLVVLDGWGMREETYGNAVALARTPNFDRYWSTYPHTLLRASGPAVGLPEGQMGNSEVGHLNLGAGRTVYQDLLRIDRAIEDGTFFEIPAFVHAVRTARDRGRNLHLMGLLSPGGVHSHMRHLFALLDFARRQGFGRVYVHAFLDGRDVLPTSGKGDVARLLEVTSSSGVGTLATLIGRYYAMDRDRRWERTEQAYRAIVYGEGIPTRDPLSALDEAYAAGETDEFLRPRVLVDDEGRPRVRLQDGDAVIFFNFRPDRARQLVHALVDEEFHGFDRGPERPKDLYVVTMTEYEANLPVRVAFPPEHLVRTAGEVWAEAGLSQLRIAETEKYAHVTYFFSGGREEPFPGERRVLIPSPKVATYDLKPEMSAYEVADALLEILRRDPPDVVVLNFANPDMVGHSGKLEPAIRAVEAVDENLGRVLDAVLALGGVAFITADHGNADMVLTPEGEPFTQHTLSPVPFIVTLEGIRLREGGVLGDVVPTMLDVMGIPKPPEMTGTSLILREVGARSERE